The proteins below are encoded in one region of Oncorhynchus masou masou isolate Uvic2021 chromosome 15, UVic_Omas_1.1, whole genome shotgun sequence:
- the LOC135556863 gene encoding sodium-dependent phosphate transport protein 2B-like, which translates to MAPRPEVRDTLSPTLDDADTAPKDSVVLPAYSTEDKYEDDPWNLPELQDNGLKWSELDTKGKVLRVLTAIVKFILLVGFLYMFVCSLDVLSSAFQLVGGKAAGDIFQDNAVLSNPVAGLVIGVLVTLLVQSSSTSSSIVVSMVSSGLLEVQSAVPVIMGANIGTSVTNTIVAMMQAGDRNEFRRAFAGATVHDFFNWLSVLILLPLEAATGVLYKLTKIIIDSFNIQGGNNAPDLLNVITDPLTDAIIELDKNVISDIATGDPAARNKSLIKIWCKTEKITTLANITVPSDANCTTGALCWVEGNKTLTQINVTETINLERCNHIFVYANLPDLAVGLILLAISLLILCTCLILIVKLLNSMLKGQVAVVIKKVLNTDFPFPFGWVTGYIAIMVGAGMTFIVQSSSVFTSAITPLVGIGVISLERAYPLTLGSNIGTTTTAILAAMAAPGETLANSLQVALCHFFFNIAGILLWYPIPFTRIPIRLARALGNRTAKYRWFAALYLLLCFLLMPLSILGLSLAGWQTLVGVAVPIVVLAIFIIVVNLMQARCPQYLPSGLRDWDSLPRPLHSMAPWDRVVTSGMAFCSARCCCCKYCQSTDDEEKGLQERKKSLEIYDNPVLTRDDEPQEISKETMKATQL; encoded by the exons ATGGCTCCTCGTCCAGAAGTCAGAGATACCTTGTCTCCCACTCTTG ATGATGCAGATACGGCACCCAAAGACTCAGTCGTCCTGCCAGCATATTCTACAGAGGACAAGTATGAGGATGACCCCTGGAACCTCCCTGAACTGCAGGACAATGGACTCAAGTGGTCAG AGTTGGATACCAAAGGGAAGGTTTTGCGGGTTCTGACTGCCATTGTCAAGTTCATTCTGCTGGTTGGATTTCTCTACATGTTCGTTTGCTCTCTAGACGTCCTGAGCTCTGCTTTCCAGCTAGTTGGAG GTAAGGCAGCTGGGGACATCTTCCAGGACAATGCGGTGCTGTCCAACCCTGTGGCTGGCCTGGTGATTGGAGTGCTGGTCACATTGTTAGTCCAGAGTTCTAGCACGTCCTCCTCTATTGTGGTCAGCATGGTGTCTTCTGGAT TGCTGGAGGTCCAGTCTGCAGTGCCAGTCATTATGGGAGCCAACATTGGAACCTCAGTCACCAACACCATTGTGGCCATGATGCAGGCAGGGGACAGAAATGAGTTCCGCAG GGCGTTTGCTGGTGCCACAGTGCATGACTTCTTCAACTGGCTGTCTGTGCTGATCCTGCTGCCTCTGGAGGCAGCTACTGGTGTCCTGTACAAACTCACCAAGATCATCATCGACTCCTTCAACATCCAGGGGGGAAACAACGCCCCTGACCTGCTCAACGTTATCACCGACCCTCTCACTGATGCCATCATAGAG CTGGACAAAAATGTAATCAGTGACATTGCCACCGGTGACCCAGCAGCCAGAAACAAGAGTTTGATCAAAATCTGGTGCAAAACAGAGAAAATCACG ACTCTTGCGAATATAACAGTTCCCTCAGATGCCAATTGCACGACCGGTGCCCTCTGTTGGGTGGAAGGCAACAAGACATTGACCCAGATAAATGTCACTGAAACAATCAATCTAGAGAGAT GCAACCATATCTTTGTTTATGCTAACCTGCCTGACCTGGCTGTGGGCCTCATTCTGCTGGCCATATCCCTGCTCATCCTCTGTACCTGCCTCATCCTCATTGTCAAGCTGCTCAACTCGATGCTTAAGGGACAGGTGGCTGTGGTCATCAAGAAAGTGCTCAACACAG ACTTCCCTTTCCCCTTTGGCTGGGTCACTGGTTACATTGCCATCATGGTCGGAGCAGGAATGACCTTCATTGTCCAGAGCAGCTCTGTCTTCACCTCTGCAATCACTCCCCTTGTTG GTATTGGTGTTATTAGCCTTGAGAGAGCTTATCCTCTGACATTGGGCTCAAATATTGGCACAACTACCACTGCTATTCTTGCTGCTATGGCTGCTCCTGGAGAAACACTGGCCAACTCACTGCAG gtTGCACTGTGCCATTTCTTCTTCAACATAGCGGGGATTCTGCTGTGGTACCCCATCCCCTTCACTCGGATCCCCATCCGCTTGGCCAGAGCCCTGGGGAACCGCACAGCCAAGTACCGTTGGTTCGCAGCGCTCTACCTCTTACTCTGCTTCCTCCTCATGCCCCTGTCCATCCTGGGGCTCTCCCTGGCCGGCTGGCAAACCCTGGTTGGGGTGGCCGTACCCATTGTTGTCCTCGCCATCTTCATCATCGTTGTTAACCTGATGCAGGCACGTTGCCCTCAGTACCTGCCCAGCGGGCTGCGTGACTGGGACTCCCTGCCCCGCCCCCTGCACTCCATGGCCCCCTGGGACCGTGTGGTGACTTCAGGCATGGCCTTCTGCAGCgctcgctgctgctgctgcaagtACTGCCAGAGTACTGACGATGAAGAGAAGGGTttgcaggagaggaagaagagtctGGAGATATATGATAACCCAGTCCTAACCAGAGACGATGAGCCGCAAGAGATCTCCAAGGAAACTATGAAAGCCacacagctctaa